One stretch of Filifactor alocis ATCC 35896 DNA includes these proteins:
- a CDS encoding YkgJ family cysteine cluster protein: MFKCTCCGECCRNLDKSDVYKELDRGDGTCKYLDGNKCSIYDERPLLCRIDECYEVYFKEHYSREEYYELNYRVCKQLQNKGG, translated from the coding sequence ATGTTTAAGTGTACTTGTTGTGGAGAGTGTTGCCGTAACCTTGATAAATCTGATGTATATAAGGAATTGGATAGGGGGGACGGAACTTGTAAATACCTAGATGGAAATAAGTGTTCTATCTACGATGAAAGACCGTTGTTATGTAGAATTGATGAATGCTATGAGGTTTATTTTAAGGAACACTATTCAAGAGAAGAATATTATGAGTTGAATTACAGAGTATGTAAGCAACTACAAAATAAAGGAGGATGA
- a CDS encoding CbrC family protein, producing MNQHLKELIALKQNFKLHDGDKASVSALYQFADKLSGIQERDAKEVLVDVYHQLGMMESAFRVFSTIFDKSDRKQIKKFAMLQELSKSRGDHFALPRPLTEKEKAERKELLKQLSHFRYHPDPLETGAFEEGEEKVCPCCGKKSTVYFSSIPYCVDNVEYICSTCIANGEAARKFDATFVQDAEWEGARDKAKDDELFLRTPGYLSWQGEYWLSCCDDYCAYLGTVGTRELKAMDIADEVFEEYYMRDDFFEDVEEYLVKDGSICGYLFQCLHCGKYHLWVDAD from the coding sequence GTGAATCAGCATCTGAAAGAATTGATAGCATTAAAACAAAATTTTAAACTTCATGATGGAGATAAGGCAAGTGTATCAGCCTTATATCAATTTGCCGATAAACTCTCCGGAATTCAAGAGAGAGACGCGAAGGAAGTCTTGGTGGATGTTTACCATCAGCTTGGCATGATGGAGAGTGCATTTAGAGTTTTTTCGACCATTTTTGATAAGTCTGACAGAAAACAGATTAAAAAATTTGCAATGTTACAAGAATTGAGCAAAAGTCGTGGAGATCATTTTGCTTTACCGCGACCTTTGACGGAAAAGGAAAAAGCTGAAAGAAAAGAGCTCCTCAAACAGTTATCTCACTTTCGATATCATCCTGATCCGTTGGAGACAGGTGCATTTGAAGAGGGAGAAGAAAAGGTCTGTCCTTGTTGTGGCAAGAAGAGTACTGTTTATTTTTCTTCCATACCGTATTGTGTTGATAATGTAGAATATATCTGTTCGACCTGTATTGCAAACGGAGAAGCTGCAAGAAAGTTTGATGCGACATTTGTTCAGGATGCAGAGTGGGAAGGGGCACGAGATAAGGCAAAAGACGATGAACTTTTTTTACGCACTCCGGGGTATTTAAGTTGGCAGGGAGAATATTGGCTTTCCTGTTGTGATGATTACTGTGCATATTTGGGGACAGTCGGAACGCGTGAATTAAAGGCGATGGATATTGCAGACGAAGTGTTTGAAGAGTATTATATGCGCGATGATTTTTTTGAAGATGTGGAAGAATATCTTGTCAAAGACGGTTCAATTTGCGGATACTTGTTTCAATGTCTTCATTGTGGGAAATATCATCTTTGGGTAGATGCAGATTAG
- a CDS encoding ClC family H(+)/Cl(-) exchange transporter — protein MSTKTQTALHNYKTLKRRIVIDGFLVGLGAGFFSVLYRLMLSELDGIRKMLFSTYSTEHILFLIVAFTLFACIVGLLIRWCPLSSGSGIPQIQGELLGILKMNPISVLISKFIGGGLGNLAGLSLGREGPSIQIGGAVGKLLSKLLKRDINEERFMISAGASAGLAAAFNAPISGTIFALEEMHKNFSPLILIPCLVASVVADYVSKNVFGLQSSFYFISIPKSLPLFHYWHIVGIGVFSGLVGVLFNKVLLLGQDFHNILPIPKPFRPIIAFLVSITLGFACYDVLGGGHALVEKITDSTFTLTALITLLILKLLFTSLSYGSSTQGGIFLPVLVLGALSGVIYATFCQQINLLDSVYIHNFIVLGMAGILTAVVRSPILSIMLVTEMAGTFSHMLSFCLVAIISYLVAEFLNSKPIYESLLERLLANRMDTASEEEETDKVVTSLSITSNMSVCNKALREELFPKNVLIVSIKRGSKEFIPNGNTVILPGDILTILCYKSELAEVKQMTLTL, from the coding sequence GTGTCCACCAAAACACAAACTGCTTTGCATAATTACAAAACGCTCAAGAGAAGAATCGTTATCGATGGATTTTTGGTTGGATTGGGAGCAGGTTTTTTTTCCGTTCTGTATCGCCTGATGCTGTCCGAACTTGATGGGATCAGAAAAATGCTTTTTTCTACCTATTCTACCGAACATATTCTGTTTTTGATTGTCGCTTTTACACTGTTTGCTTGCATTGTCGGATTATTGATTCGATGGTGTCCTCTCAGTAGCGGAAGCGGTATTCCGCAAATTCAAGGAGAATTGCTTGGTATCCTAAAGATGAATCCGATTTCTGTCTTAATTTCAAAATTTATCGGAGGTGGACTCGGAAACCTTGCAGGACTCTCCCTCGGACGAGAAGGTCCTTCCATTCAAATTGGAGGAGCCGTTGGAAAATTACTTTCCAAACTTTTGAAAAGAGATATTAACGAAGAACGGTTTATGATTTCTGCCGGAGCAAGCGCAGGACTTGCAGCTGCATTCAACGCACCTATTTCGGGAACAATCTTTGCATTGGAAGAGATGCACAAAAACTTCTCTCCTCTGATTTTGATTCCGTGTCTTGTCGCTTCTGTTGTTGCAGACTATGTATCCAAAAATGTGTTCGGGTTGCAATCCTCTTTTTATTTTATCTCCATTCCGAAATCTCTTCCCCTGTTCCACTACTGGCATATTGTAGGAATCGGAGTTTTTTCGGGATTGGTCGGCGTTTTGTTCAACAAAGTGCTGTTGCTCGGACAAGATTTTCATAATATTTTACCGATTCCAAAACCGTTTCGACCTATCATTGCATTCTTAGTATCCATCACACTGGGATTTGCTTGTTACGATGTGTTGGGCGGAGGGCACGCTTTGGTTGAAAAAATTACCGATTCGACATTTACTTTGACTGCACTGATTACCTTGTTGATCCTCAAACTGCTCTTCACTTCGTTAAGTTACGGCAGCTCCACACAAGGTGGAATCTTTTTGCCGGTATTGGTACTCGGCGCACTCAGCGGTGTCATCTATGCCACATTCTGCCAACAAATCAACTTGCTTGATTCTGTCTATATCCATAACTTCATTGTATTGGGAATGGCGGGAATCTTAACAGCAGTCGTTCGTTCTCCGATTCTGTCGATTATGCTCGTTACGGAAATGGCAGGAACTTTTTCCCATATGCTGAGTTTCTGTTTGGTTGCAATTATCTCATACCTTGTAGCGGAATTCTTGAATTCCAAACCGATTTATGAATCTCTATTGGAGCGACTTCTTGCAAACCGAATGGATACTGCCTCTGAAGAAGAGGAAACCGACAAGGTCGTAACCAGTTTATCCATTACCTCCAATATGAGTGTATGTAATAAGGCGTTGAGAGAGGAATTATTCCCAAAAAATGTTCTGATTGTATCAATCAAGCGAGGTTCGAAAGAATTTATTCCAAACGGAAATACTGTTATTCTACCGGGAGATATTCTCACCATTCTGTGCTACAAATCAGAATTAGCCGAAGTCAAACAGATGACATTAACACTATGA
- a CDS encoding O-antigen ligase family protein, translating into MKHQPEENQSVENVKNSELTKNQEFSKIEEAVKSDELESFQGFEEDKESSGQIQDTDTEENILQKQDENLIDSSVAEAFVSDNIEQKVKLQTEEEVAEKSDITEEKELSQEKEDTNKKLSFSERRKKRRERKLFERQRKVYIFLKTGTNWLSFVPFIILIVCLPWISYMVSPDSLLKIAPKWSGAAPTDYLLYQKSLWLLLILPLFVLFGLLYQRKMERKKDIILTLAFLFLTGYSVLVIVSAVLSRYTEISFWGAEEQREGMFVLIGYVVLCLTAVSLYRKEKDYKVIFWSLSVLTGILILFLVANTTEYDFYNSVFLQGWKQSSAFDEISSEVFQSMELYALTLHYTELGTLCSLLLPFFTVMAIFVKEKNVRVVSIVMAVCSCILLFFSMSRAGVAGVFVAFSVLLVTCVRKWLIHYKQTLGVIAVFMVFCAGAGIATNGEIFSKGIELRQDFYSLFQNQENFDYHKDIPIKQVAIDGKRLFFTMQQEVLELDYTTGAVNCFDKEGQFVEFQKGEGVRYMTTDSRFADISFATEIIKTMDREKEEKRKVLRLYYQDKQIFIVNLAGLPQKAFLDTQYKNLDIVEAPYFGFEGKEKSANNRGYVWSRTIPLLRERLWIGSGAGSFSKEFPQGDVLAKWYVYGTPNMTIKEVNNRYLQTGVEHGLLALLIWIVVLFFYFVDSFTLYIFRKEYNATEIFGLAIFVALVGYSVNTFFVSTSISVAPLFWCLFGFGMGANYWVRRMREQKMFK; encoded by the coding sequence ATGAAACATCAGCCGGAGGAAAATCAGTCTGTAGAAAATGTAAAGAACAGTGAATTAACGAAGAATCAAGAGTTTTCAAAGATAGAAGAAGCTGTAAAGTCGGATGAATTGGAGAGTTTTCAGGGATTCGAAGAAGATAAAGAGAGTTCCGGACAGATACAGGATACGGATACAGAAGAAAATATTTTGCAGAAACAAGATGAAAATTTGATAGATAGTTCTGTAGCAGAAGCTTTCGTCAGTGATAACATAGAGCAGAAGGTGAAGTTGCAAACAGAGGAAGAGGTTGCGGAGAAAAGTGATATAACCGAAGAAAAGGAATTGTCACAAGAGAAAGAAGACACAAATAAAAAACTTAGTTTTTCAGAGAGAAGAAAGAAAAGAAGAGAAAGGAAATTATTTGAAAGACAGCGCAAGGTCTATATTTTTTTGAAAACCGGAACGAATTGGTTGTCTTTTGTTCCGTTTATCATACTGATTGTGTGCTTGCCTTGGATTTCTTACATGGTATCTCCCGACAGTCTTTTGAAAATTGCTCCAAAATGGTCAGGTGCTGCACCGACGGATTATCTCTTGTATCAAAAATCTCTTTGGTTGTTGCTTATACTGCCGTTGTTTGTATTATTCGGACTGTTGTATCAAAGGAAGATGGAGAGAAAAAAAGACATCATTCTAACCTTGGCATTTTTGTTTTTGACAGGATATTCCGTTTTGGTGATTGTATCAGCCGTACTATCTCGATATACGGAGATTTCCTTTTGGGGAGCGGAAGAACAACGAGAAGGAATGTTTGTGCTGATAGGGTATGTGGTACTTTGTTTGACCGCTGTTTCACTCTATCGCAAGGAGAAGGACTATAAGGTGATTTTTTGGTCACTGTCTGTTTTGACAGGAATTTTGATATTGTTCTTAGTCGCAAATACAACGGAATATGATTTTTATAATTCTGTATTTTTACAAGGATGGAAACAAAGTTCCGCCTTTGACGAGATTTCTTCGGAAGTGTTTCAATCTATGGAATTATATGCTTTGACGTTACATTATACTGAGTTGGGGACATTGTGTTCGTTGTTGTTGCCGTTCTTTACCGTAATGGCAATTTTCGTAAAAGAAAAAAACGTGCGAGTTGTATCGATTGTGATGGCGGTTTGTTCTTGTATTCTGCTTTTTTTCAGTATGTCGAGAGCAGGAGTTGCAGGAGTGTTTGTTGCGTTTTCGGTATTGCTTGTGACATGTGTTCGAAAATGGCTGATACATTACAAACAGACACTCGGTGTAATAGCTGTGTTTATGGTGTTTTGTGCAGGAGCCGGCATTGCAACAAACGGAGAGATTTTTTCGAAAGGAATTGAGTTGAGACAGGATTTTTATAGCCTGTTTCAGAATCAGGAGAATTTTGATTATCATAAGGATATTCCTATCAAACAGGTTGCTATAGACGGAAAGAGACTGTTCTTCACAATGCAACAGGAAGTGTTGGAGCTGGACTACACAACGGGTGCAGTCAACTGTTTTGATAAAGAGGGACAGTTTGTTGAATTTCAAAAAGGAGAAGGAGTCCGTTATATGACGACGGATTCTCGTTTTGCGGATATTTCTTTTGCAACGGAAATCATCAAAACAATGGATAGAGAGAAAGAAGAAAAAAGAAAAGTTTTGAGACTATATTATCAGGACAAACAGATTTTTATTGTAAATTTGGCAGGATTGCCGCAAAAGGCATTTTTGGACACACAATACAAAAACTTGGATATCGTAGAAGCACCTTACTTTGGGTTTGAAGGAAAAGAAAAATCTGCAAACAACAGAGGTTATGTATGGTCAAGAACTATTCCGTTGTTAAGGGAAAGACTTTGGATAGGTTCCGGGGCGGGAAGTTTTTCAAAAGAGTTTCCGCAGGGAGATGTCTTGGCAAAATGGTATGTGTACGGAACGCCGAATATGACAATCAAGGAAGTGAACAACCGATATTTGCAAACGGGAGTAGAACATGGGCTGTTGGCATTGCTGATTTGGATTGTGGTACTTTTCTTCTATTTTGTAGACAGTTTTACACTTTATATTTTTAGAAAAGAATATAACGCCACCGAAATTTTCGGACTTGCAATCTTTGTAGCTTTGGTAGGATACAGCGTGAATACATTTTTTGTCAGCACGTCAATATCGGTAGCACCGTTGTTCTGGTGTTTGTTTGGATTCGGTATGGGAGCAAACTACTGGGTAAGAAGAATGCGAGAGCAAAAGATGTTCAAATAA
- a CDS encoding TolC family protein, whose translation MKKRCVAVTLLFSMALTSIGFAQTKQEPKTLSYEKAIELAIQNSLEIRQIDRKLQKVETTNKELDKMSNRLSSSPNDYPGKAEQWNKLVYSLEKEDKEKSLNEFSIRYTKRMLEDTIRKLFHSIESSVTEMKDYDKQIELKQKELQIAKVRYSVGKISRYDYDLLQTSLEGMKRTKEQKRLELQKQKLELNKYLRLKDLDEYTLLSIPYQYQPISLTDGQLDSHALRASHANMSIVAKENGISLQQLLIDQNLVSGNRKIQQEDVYIANTENLKLKEDIREGVKREYSNLKLTEEKIELLLHKKETMKQEIENDEVRLKYGKISKFSVEQKKMQLSEMERQYTELTKEYELAKIHFENLYVSGSNL comes from the coding sequence TTGAAAAAAAGATGTGTGGCAGTAACGTTGTTATTCAGTATGGCACTTACTTCGATAGGATTTGCACAAACGAAACAAGAGCCTAAGACGTTGAGCTATGAAAAAGCGATAGAACTGGCAATTCAAAATAGTTTGGAAATAAGACAAATAGATAGAAAACTGCAAAAGGTAGAGACGACAAACAAAGAGCTGGACAAAATGTCTAATCGACTGAGTTCTTCTCCAAATGATTATCCGGGAAAGGCTGAGCAGTGGAACAAATTAGTATACTCGTTGGAAAAAGAAGATAAGGAAAAGAGTTTGAATGAATTTAGTATCAGATATACCAAGCGTATGCTGGAGGATACTATTCGTAAGTTATTTCATTCCATCGAATCTTCCGTAACGGAAATGAAAGATTATGACAAGCAAATAGAATTAAAACAAAAAGAACTTCAAATTGCAAAAGTGAGATATTCTGTCGGAAAAATCAGTCGATATGACTATGATTTGTTGCAGACTTCTTTAGAGGGAATGAAACGCACGAAGGAACAAAAGAGACTGGAATTGCAAAAACAAAAATTAGAGTTGAACAAGTATTTGAGATTAAAAGACTTGGACGAATATACATTGCTTTCCATTCCGTATCAATATCAACCGATTTCGTTGACAGATGGACAATTGGATTCGCATGCATTGAGAGCCTCTCACGCCAATATGTCCATTGTTGCCAAGGAGAACGGAATCTCTTTACAACAGTTGCTGATTGATCAAAATCTTGTTTCAGGAAATCGAAAAATTCAGCAGGAAGATGTGTATATTGCAAACACGGAAAATCTCAAATTAAAGGAAGATATTCGCGAGGGAGTGAAACGAGAGTATTCCAACTTAAAATTGACGGAAGAAAAAATAGAGCTTTTGTTGCATAAAAAAGAGACGATGAAACAGGAAATCGAAAACGATGAAGTTCGTTTGAAATACGGAAAAATTTCAAAATTCAGTGTAGAACAAAAGAAAATGCAACTTAGTGAAATGGAGCGTCAGTATACAGAGTTGACAAAAGAGTATGAATTGGCAAAAATTCATTTTGAAAATTTGTATGTAAGCGGATCCAATCTATAG
- the rplS gene encoding 50S ribosomal protein L19, with translation MEILKQIEQEQLKTDLPNFGPGDTVKVHLRVKEGKRERIQIFEGLVIKRQNSGVRETFTVRKISFGVGVEKTFPVHSPVIEKIEVTRRGKVRRAKINYIRKRVGKAAKVKEKNMR, from the coding sequence ATGGAAATTTTAAAACAAATTGAACAAGAACAACTAAAAACAGACTTGCCTAATTTTGGTCCCGGGGACACTGTAAAAGTTCACTTGAGAGTAAAAGAAGGAAAAAGAGAAAGAATCCAAATTTTTGAAGGATTGGTAATCAAAAGACAAAATAGCGGAGTAAGAGAAACATTTACTGTAAGAAAAATTTCTTTCGGAGTCGGAGTTGAAAAAACTTTCCCGGTACATTCTCCGGTTATCGAAAAAATTGAAGTAACTCGTCGTGGTAAAGTTCGTCGTGCAAAAATCAACTATATCCGTAAGAGAGTTGGTAAGGCTGCGAAAGTAAAAGAAAAAAATATGCGATAA
- a CDS encoding TerB family tellurite resistance protein has protein sequence MFLSQLSEKEKNAFISLSVHVSNSNGIFAEEEKVMIQEYCKEMGIPFFDANNAISMDEVVDVFKASELQIKKIVLLETLGLVYSDGEFDSGEKSFINDYAKKIGLTDADVEKTTVAIKEYLDALKKVTEVIA, from the coding sequence ATGTTTTTAAGTCAATTATCAGAAAAAGAGAAAAATGCTTTTATTAGTTTGAGCGTTCATGTATCAAACTCTAATGGAATTTTTGCAGAAGAAGAGAAAGTAATGATTCAAGAGTATTGCAAGGAAATGGGTATTCCATTTTTTGATGCTAATAATGCAATTTCAATGGATGAAGTAGTTGATGTATTTAAGGCATCAGAACTTCAAATTAAGAAAATTGTTTTATTAGAAACTCTGGGACTTGTTTATTCAGATGGAGAGTTCGATTCTGGAGAAAAGAGTTTTATAAACGATTATGCAAAGAAAATCGGTCTTACAGATGCAGATGTTGAGAAGACAACGGTTGCTATTAAGGAATATCTCGATGCATTAAAAAAAGTAACAGAAGTTATTGCGTAG
- a CDS encoding low molecular weight protein-tyrosine-phosphatase gives MLKILFVCHGNICRSPMAEFLFKKMIGDAGIDGHFIVDSAATSSEEIWNGIGNPVYPPAKRKLQEHGMECDGKRARQITKDDYSNYDLLIGMDERNIQNMLRLFGKDNEKKIHLLLEYAGEEKSISDPWYSNDFDTAYHEIERGCKALLEQLSDKSSTKNDK, from the coding sequence ATGCTTAAAATACTTTTCGTCTGCCATGGCAATATTTGTCGTTCGCCCATGGCAGAGTTTCTATTCAAAAAAATGATTGGTGATGCCGGGATAGACGGTCATTTTATAGTAGATTCTGCTGCGACAAGTTCTGAAGAAATTTGGAACGGAATCGGAAATCCTGTCTATCCGCCTGCGAAGAGAAAGTTACAAGAACACGGTATGGAATGTGATGGCAAGCGGGCGCGTCAAATTACCAAAGACGACTATTCAAACTATGATTTGTTAATTGGGATGGATGAGCGCAATATTCAGAATATGTTGCGTCTGTTCGGCAAGGATAACGAAAAAAAGATACATCTGTTATTAGAGTATGCGGGAGAGGAAAAAAGTATATCCGATCCTTGGTACAGTAATGATTTTGATACAGCATATCATGAAATTGAACGAGGGTGTAAAGCATTGTTGGAACAGTTATCGGATAAAAGTTCTACAAAAAACGACAAGTAA
- a CDS encoding efflux RND transporter periplasmic adaptor subunit yields the protein MEQSKELMATTDVPATEEIKFKQKKSWKKRVKKKYIFLALLVLAGGYGAKNFLSPKQQVDIPVKMGNVTTRDIEETLLVEGPVSGSETAEVTSVLNNKILQINVKEGDYVTKGQVLAVLDSTDIRNEISQAQQKLELSKLTTDEAVRQQQTNYDNAVITMNEAKRVLDQSQSLVEAGAISEDEFILAKQAYEKAVVAVDGFHTVNGKVVPTESQKKSISLDRNTIAMKQKDIEKTLIKSPINGTITRVNAKLGRYAADTENKAAMFVIEDLVNLNVKVRVGEHQIEKIKLGQQVTVSSNILGKKTLVGVVDSIAPSGENKDASGTKKVIPVTIKITEKSDVLIPGVTAKSKIMIASKKGIKAVPSEAVHADLEGNNHYVYKVLEDNTVKKVPVQINLQDAFYTEVMSDDLKEGDKIVLNSSGEKILQEGSKVREEQELNNAAPQETKEGETIAE from the coding sequence ATGGAACAAAGTAAAGAGTTGATGGCTACAACCGATGTACCTGCAACAGAAGAAATAAAATTCAAACAAAAGAAATCGTGGAAAAAAAGAGTAAAGAAAAAATATATCTTTCTTGCGTTGCTTGTTTTGGCAGGGGGATATGGAGCAAAGAATTTTTTGAGTCCGAAACAACAAGTTGATATTCCTGTAAAGATGGGAAATGTGACCACAAGGGATATTGAAGAAACATTATTGGTAGAAGGACCTGTATCCGGTTCAGAAACAGCAGAAGTGACTTCCGTTTTGAACAACAAAATTCTACAAATCAATGTCAAAGAAGGAGATTATGTCACGAAGGGTCAAGTTTTGGCGGTGCTCGACAGCACAGATATCCGAAATGAAATTTCTCAAGCGCAACAGAAGTTGGAGTTGTCCAAATTGACAACAGATGAAGCTGTGCGTCAACAACAAACAAACTATGATAATGCTGTTATTACAATGAATGAAGCAAAGAGAGTTTTGGATCAAAGCCAAAGTTTGGTTGAGGCAGGCGCGATTTCGGAGGATGAGTTTATTTTAGCGAAACAAGCGTATGAAAAAGCAGTTGTTGCAGTGGACGGTTTCCATACAGTAAACGGAAAAGTTGTGCCTACCGAATCACAAAAGAAAAGTATCAGTTTGGACAGAAATACAATTGCAATGAAACAAAAAGATATTGAAAAAACCTTAATTAAAAGTCCAATTAACGGAACAATTACCAGAGTGAATGCAAAATTGGGAAGGTATGCAGCTGATACTGAAAATAAAGCGGCGATGTTTGTCATTGAAGATTTGGTAAATTTGAATGTAAAAGTTCGTGTAGGAGAACATCAAATCGAAAAGATTAAACTTGGACAACAGGTTACCGTTTCTTCCAATATTCTCGGAAAGAAAACATTGGTGGGAGTAGTCGACAGCATCGCACCGTCGGGTGAAAATAAAGATGCTTCCGGTACAAAAAAAGTAATTCCGGTTACAATCAAGATTACAGAAAAAAGCGATGTTTTGATTCCGGGAGTAACCGCAAAATCAAAGATTATGATTGCAAGTAAAAAAGGAATCAAAGCAGTTCCGTCAGAAGCAGTTCATGCAGATTTGGAAGGAAACAACCATTATGTGTACAAAGTGTTGGAAGATAACACAGTGAAGAAGGTACCTGTACAAATTAATTTGCAGGATGCGTTCTATACAGAGGTAATGTCAGATGACCTCAAAGAAGGCGACAAGATTGTTTTGAACAGTAGTGGAGAAAAAATCTTGCAAGAAGGAAGTAAAGTGAGAGAGGAACAAGAATTGAACAACGCAGCTCCTCAGGAAACTAAAGAAGGTGAAACAATTGCCGAATAA
- a CDS encoding glycosyltransferase — protein MKKVLFVGSSITNINKKLSAHLEFFKKNHYIVHLLGEDTGIDIPFVDQVIDFDFFAEGSFLKEQKMIKQVRQLYREEDYTVVISYEDIPGYLARMAGRCSSFRKFERPKMFHLSSEYPFYESSGGILEKKSFERQKKAGKTTDLLIVSSETDFNIAEKYGFSQDIIVKLYGLGVPSIKSKVSAIDKNILRERYQLTKNHVVALYDNVFEQDKNHEFLIQNIAPIIEHFPHFKLIFNGTGSTLETMKQLVEKEGIYKNTLFLEKEDATELYAISDIYLSPSLIEGVPRGIVHALECSIPVLASATKGHVDLIESEVNGLLYTPDDYGDFIAKLYVLLNNESLQQRLISNNDDDSLLSYFEENAQKHIFHYYRKAIAGIDSEEKDDSKNFNEA, from the coding sequence ATGAAAAAAGTTTTGTTCGTTGGTTCATCCATAACAAATATAAACAAAAAACTGAGTGCACATTTAGAATTTTTCAAAAAAAATCATTATATCGTTCATCTTTTAGGAGAAGATACCGGTATCGATATCCCTTTTGTAGATCAGGTGATTGATTTTGATTTTTTTGCAGAAGGCAGTTTTTTGAAAGAACAAAAAATGATCAAACAAGTTCGCCAACTCTATCGAGAAGAAGATTATACCGTTGTCATTTCTTATGAGGATATTCCGGGATATTTAGCAAGGATGGCAGGCCGTTGTTCCTCTTTTAGAAAATTCGAACGTCCAAAAATGTTCCATCTCTCTTCAGAGTATCCTTTCTATGAAAGTTCCGGCGGAATCCTCGAAAAAAAATCTTTTGAAAGACAGAAAAAAGCAGGCAAAACAACAGACTTGTTGATTGTGTCCAGTGAAACAGACTTTAACATCGCAGAAAAATACGGTTTTTCTCAAGACATCATTGTCAAGTTGTACGGGCTCGGTGTTCCATCTATCAAAAGCAAGGTGTCCGCAATAGACAAAAATATTTTAAGAGAGCGGTATCAACTTACAAAAAACCATGTTGTTGCGCTCTATGACAATGTGTTTGAACAAGATAAAAATCATGAATTCTTAATTCAAAATATCGCTCCAATCATCGAACATTTTCCTCATTTCAAATTGATTTTTAACGGCACAGGTTCTACCTTGGAAACCATGAAACAACTTGTCGAAAAGGAAGGTATTTACAAAAATACGCTGTTTTTAGAAAAAGAAGATGCGACAGAACTTTATGCCATCAGTGATATTTATCTCTCTCCTTCTCTGATTGAAGGTGTGCCGCGCGGAATCGTTCATGCATTGGAATGTTCTATTCCGGTACTTGCCTCTGCTACCAAGGGTCATGTAGATTTGATTGAAAGTGAAGTGAACGGCTTGCTGTACACACCGGATGATTATGGAGATTTTATTGCTAAACTGTATGTTCTTTTGAACAACGAATCTCTACAACAAAGATTGATTTCTAACAATGATGATGACTCTCTACTGAGTTATTTCGAAGAAAATGCTCAAAAACACATCTTTCACTACTATCGAAAAGCAATTGCCGGCATCGATTCGGAAGAGAAAGATGATTCTAAAAACTTTAACGAAGCATAA